The following proteins are encoded in a genomic region of Brachypodium distachyon strain Bd21 chromosome 1, Brachypodium_distachyon_v3.0, whole genome shotgun sequence:
- the LOC100839026 gene encoding nuclear cap-binding protein subunit 1, with amino-acid sequence MSAGWRTLLLRIGDRCPEYGGSADHKEHIETCYTVLCREYEHSKDDIFEFLLQCAEQLPHKIPFFGVLIGLINLENEGFAKGIVDTAQANLQDALHNENRDRIRILLRFLSGLMCSKVISPDSIIETYETLLSSAATILDEEAGNPSWQPRADFYVYCVLASLPWGGSELFEQVPDELERVLVGIQSYISIRRHFDDIAFSVFETDEGDSPNKKDFMEDLWERIQVLSRNGWKVKSVPKPHLSFEAQLVVGKSHRFPPVSCPPPTFTLSASEILKGQEKHEADLKYPQRLRRLHIFPTNKAENMQPVDRFVVEEYILDVLLFFNGCRKECAFYLVSLPVPFRYEYLMAETIFSQLLLLPNPPFRPIYYTLVIIDLCKALPAAFPSVVVAAVHALFDRISNMDTECRTRLILWFSHHLSNFQFIWPWQEWASVKGLPKWAPQRVFVQEVLEREVRLSYFEKIKQSIEDATELEGLLPPKAGPNFRYHTDDSKESTEGHRLSKELVGMVRGRKTTRDIISWVEEQIVPANGAKFAIDVVSQTLLDIGSKSFTHLITVLERYGQIISKLCPDEEMQLLLMDEVSAYWKNSTQMTAIAIDRMMGYRLISNLAIVKWVFSPANVDQFHVSDRPWEILRNTVSKTYNRVSDLRKEIQTLRKSIQVAKEASAKASRELEEAKSVLEIVEGQPAPSETPGRLRRLQGFADRAKEEEVATEESLEAKEALLARGLEEGKELLRLLFKSFVDVLTERLPPISANGDVPNLRAGDQDVTFAAADPEVATMEIDNENGADNDSQLNGKKTKVGYSIGELEQWCLCTLGYLKSFSRQYATEIWSHIAMLDEEVFVGNIHPLIRKAAFSGLCRPISERV; translated from the exons atGAGCGCCGGCTGGAGGACGCTGCTGCTTCGCATCGGCGACAGGTGCCCCGAGTACGGGGGCTCCGCCGACCACAAGGAGCATATT GAAACTTGTTACACAGTACTTTGCCGTGAATATGAACACTCCAAAGATGATATTTTTGAG TTTCTACTTCAGTGTGCAGAACAATTACCTCACAAGATTCCTTTCTTTGGAGTTTTG ATAGGTTTGATAAACTTAGAAAATGAAGGTTTCGCCAAGGGTATTGTGGATACAGCACAGGCCAACCTGCAG GATGCTTTACATAATGAAAATCGTGACAGAATCAGGATATTGCTGCGATTTCTGAGTGGCCTG ATGTGCAGCAAAGTTATATCGCCAGATTCCATTATTGAGACATATGAGACACTATTATCATCTGCTGCCACAATATTGGATGAAGAAGCTGGAAATCCATCTTGGCAACCACGTGCTGATTTTTATGTTTATTGTGTTTTGGCTTCTCTTCCGTGGGGTGGTTCAGAACTGTTTGAG CAAGTTCCGGATGAACTTGAGAGAGTTCTGGTTGGTATACAATCTTACATAAGCATCAGAAGGCATTTTGACGATATTGCTTTCTCAGTCTTTGAGACAGATGAAGGTGACTCTCCCAATAAAAAG GATTTCATGGAAGATTTATGGGAGCGTATTCAAGTTCTTTCTCGCAATGGATGGAAGGTTAAAAGTG TTCCAAAACCTCACTTGTCGTTTGAAGCTCAGTTGGTAGTTGGAAAGTCTCACCGTTTCCCCCCAGTTAGTTGCCCTCCGCCTACTTTCACACTCTCAGCTTCTGAAATATTAAAAGGGCAAGAGAAGCATGAGGCCGATCTAAAGTACCCCCAAAGGCTTCGTAGGCTTCATATATTTCCAACAAATAAAGCTGAG AATATGCAACCTGTAGATCGTTTTGTTGTTGAAGAATACATATTGGATGTGCTGCTTTTCTTCAATGGATG TCGCAAAGAGTGTGCATTTTATCTGGTCAGCCTTCCTGTGCCTTTTCGGTATGAATACCTGATGGCCGAGACCATATTTTCTCAG cTACTATTGCTGCCGAATCCACCTTTCAGGCCAATTTACTATACATTGGTTATAATCGACCTTTGCAAG GCTTTGCCAGCTGCATTTCCATCTGTTGTGGTAGCAGCAGTGCATGCTCTTTTTGACAGAATTAGTAACATGGATACAGAGTGCCGCACCAGACTTATCCTATGGTTTTCACACCACTT GTCAAATTTTCAATTCATCTGGCCTTGGCAGGAGTGGGCCAGTGTAAAAGGCCTGCCAAAATGGGCTCCGCAACGTGTTTTTGTCCAAGAAGTATTAGAAAGGGAGGTTAGGTTGTCCTATTTCGAGAAAATCAAGCAG AGTATTGAGGATGCTACTGAGTTGGAAGGACTGTTACCCCCCAAAGCTGGGCCTAATTTCAGATATCATACTGATGATAGCAAAGAAAGCACCGAAGGCCACAGACTGTCGAAGGAACTTGTTGGCATGGTTAGAGGGAGGAAGACTACACGTGATATTATTTCGTGGGTTGAAGAACAAATAGTTCCTGCAAATGGTGCCAAATTCGCTATTGATGTTGTTAGTCAGACACTTCTTGACATCGGTTCAAAAAGTTTCACCCATCTTATCACCGTTCTGGAGAGATATGGTCAAATAATTTCCAAGCTATGTCCAGATGAGGAAATGCAATTATTGTTGATGGATGAAGTCAGTGCTTATTGGAAGAACAGTACTCAGATGACTGCTATAGCTATTGATAGAATGATGGGCTATCGCTTAATTTCCAATTTGGCTATAGTCAAATGGGTTTTTTCTCCTGCTAATGTCGATCAATTTCATGTTTCGGATCGTCCATGGGAG ATTCTTAGGAATACTGTTAGTAAAACATACAATCGTGTGAGTGACCTTCGTAAGGAAATTCAAACACTGAGGAAAAGTATTCAAGTTGCAAAAGAGGCTAGTGCAAAAGCCAGCCGAGAGTTGGAGGAGGCTAAATCTGTACTTGAGATTGTTGAGGGCCAACCTGCACCATCTGAAACACCAGGAAGACTAAGACGCCTTCAAGGATTTGCTGACAGAgcaaaagaagaggaagtagCTACTGAAGAATCATTAGAAGCAAAGGAGGCTCTCCTTGCTCGGGGACTTGAAGAAGGCAAA GAATTGCTTAGGCTACTGTTCAAGAGCTTTGTTGATGTGCTTACTGAACGTCTACCACCCATTTCTGCTAATGGAGATGTTCCTAATCTACGTGCTGGAGATCAGGACGTAACTTTTGCAGCTGCTGATCCTGAAGTGGCAACTATGGAGATAGACAATGAAAATGGCGCCGACAATGACAG TCAACTGAATGGtaaaaaaactaaagttgGTTACAGTATTGGAGAGCTTGAGCAATGGTGTCTTTGCACATTGGGGTATCTCAAGTCATTTTCTCGACAATATGCAACTGAG ATTTGGTCTCACATTGCGATGCTGGATGAGGAAGTTTTCGTTGGGAATATTCACCCTCTAATCCGGAAAGCTGCGTTCTCTGGTTTGTGCAGACCAATTAGTGAAAGGGTCTAA